Proteins encoded in a region of the Procambarus clarkii isolate CNS0578487 chromosome 42, FALCON_Pclarkii_2.0, whole genome shotgun sequence genome:
- the LOC138373573 gene encoding uncharacterized protein isoform X1: MPPLPAAGTNVPAKWMKPTLKCCGRSWQQRAAGKYLQIYKCGLESPEVPLSVGRVKQNQVKVIMMHGLAWSEAPLLCKRKSTKVGDCLWSCLGLLDLLFI, translated from the exons atgcctcccctaccagcagctggcacaaatgttccagctaagtggatgaagcccacactaaaat gttgtggaaggtcctggcaacaaagagctgcaggaaaatacttgcagatctaca aatgtggtttggaaagtccagaagtccctctgtcagttggaagagttaaacagaatcag gtgaaagtgattatgatgcatggactggcttggagtgaggctcctttactctgcaaaaggaaatctacaaaagtgg gtgattgtctctggagttgtcttggccttttggatcttctgttcatctag
- the LOC138373573 gene encoding uncharacterized protein isoform X2: MLWKVLATKSCRKILADLHFPECGLESPEVPLSVGRVKQNQVKVIMMHGLAWSEAPLLCKRKSTKVGDCLWSCLGLLDLLFI; this comes from the exons at gttgtggaaggtcctggcaacaaagagctgcaggaaaatacttgcagatctaca ttttccagaatgtggtttggaaagtccagaagtccctctgtcagttggaagagttaaacagaatcag gtgaaagtgattatgatgcatggactggcttggagtgaggctcctttactctgcaaaaggaaatctacaaaagtgg gtgattgtctctggagttgtcttggccttttggatcttctgttcatctag